The proteins below come from a single Parageobacillus toebii NBRC 107807 genomic window:
- a CDS encoding sulfite exporter TauE/SafE family protein, with translation MEYVLLVIVGFLAGTIGSLVGLGGGVIIVPSLLFLGATHWLPHVTPQAAVGTSLVVIIFNGLSSTLSYMKEKMVDYQSGLLFFIGSGPGAIIGAWMNNKLSLEHFSFYFGLFLIAVSFFLSFSKNASVRSQRKTFKITRTYTTNEGETVTYGYNPIVAIVISFIVGFFGGIFGIGGGSLMVPAMMILFFFPPHVAVATSMFMIFLSSLVSSLTHIFMGNVQWLFALALIPGVWFGAKTGAFINKRLRSKTVVIFLRLVLVLLGIRLIYESFS, from the coding sequence ATGGAGTATGTGCTGCTAGTCATTGTCGGCTTTTTAGCGGGAACGATCGGAAGTTTAGTCGGTTTAGGCGGCGGAGTGATCATCGTGCCATCTTTGCTGTTTTTAGGCGCTACACATTGGTTGCCGCATGTCACCCCGCAAGCGGCTGTCGGCACTTCGCTCGTCGTCATTATTTTTAACGGACTATCATCAACATTATCCTATATGAAAGAAAAAATGGTTGATTATCAAAGCGGCCTTTTATTTTTTATCGGAAGCGGCCCTGGAGCGATCATTGGCGCGTGGATGAATAATAAGTTGAGCCTTGAGCATTTTTCTTTCTATTTTGGGCTTTTTTTAATCGCTGTATCGTTTTTTTTATCTTTCAGCAAAAATGCTTCAGTACGTTCACAACGAAAAACATTTAAAATTACCCGCACTTACACAACGAATGAAGGGGAAACGGTGACATATGGATACAACCCGATCGTAGCTATTGTCATCTCTTTCATCGTTGGTTTTTTTGGGGGGATTTTTGGCATTGGCGGCGGTTCATTAATGGTGCCGGCGATGATGATTTTATTTTTCTTTCCGCCTCATGTTGCGGTAGCGACTTCGATGTTTATGATCTTTTTGTCGTCACTTGTCAGCTCGCTTACACATATTTTTATGGGGAATGTACAATGGCTATTTGCGCTTGCTCTAATTCCGGGTGTTTGGTTTGGAGCGAAAACAGGTGCTTTCATTAATAAACGGCTTCGCAGTAAAACAGTGGTCATCTTCTTGCGCCTAGTGCTTGTTCTTTTAGGAATCCGTCTTATTTACGAAAGCTTTTCATAA
- a CDS encoding bifunctional metallophosphatase/5'-nucleotidase produces the protein MKRTVYVYHTNDVHSHFEYWPKISYFLCEQRQKHEKNNETMLLFDIGDFIDRFHPITEATRGKANVDLLNELHYDAVTIGNNEGITLDYEELNALYKNARFPVIVANLFKKDGTRPSWAHPYYIIPISDTFRVGVIGLTAYFAKSYELLGWKVTPPLEMLENIAAEVKKQADLVILLSHLGINEDEKIAQTIPEIDIILGGHTHHLFPEGKRINQTLLCGAGKYGKFIGVVKLEIGESDHTYKALATVVDVKSLPDLEKTKRTLSLLEQQSLATLEAEQVAELKEDLPLQWFSPSPFAELLASALKEWCKAEIGMVNAGVLLEPLYKGVVTKKDLHRICPHPINPCKVQLRGAELKEIILQANTERMKYLEFKGFGFRGKVMGQMVYAGIELETETSKDGSEHIRHIMINGKPLNPDQLYDVATIDMFAIGNFYPQIQRASKKEYYMPEFLRDVLAWKLANQK, from the coding sequence TTGAAACGGACAGTATATGTATACCATACGAACGATGTGCATAGCCATTTTGAATATTGGCCGAAAATTTCCTATTTTTTATGTGAACAAAGACAAAAGCATGAAAAAAACAATGAAACGATGTTGTTGTTTGATATTGGGGATTTTATTGATCGCTTTCATCCGATTACGGAAGCAACAAGGGGAAAAGCAAATGTTGATTTATTAAATGAACTTCATTATGATGCGGTAACGATTGGGAACAATGAAGGAATTACCCTTGACTATGAGGAACTAAATGCATTATACAAAAACGCCCGCTTTCCAGTCATTGTCGCAAATTTATTTAAGAAAGACGGGACACGTCCTTCTTGGGCGCATCCGTACTATATTATTCCTATTTCTGATACGTTTCGTGTTGGCGTGATTGGACTAACGGCTTATTTCGCTAAATCTTACGAGTTATTAGGATGGAAAGTGACGCCGCCTCTTGAGATGTTGGAAAACATTGCGGCAGAAGTGAAAAAACAAGCGGATCTTGTCATTTTATTATCGCATTTGGGAATCAACGAGGACGAAAAAATTGCTCAGACGATACCAGAAATTGATATTATCCTCGGAGGGCATACCCATCATTTATTTCCAGAGGGAAAAAGGATTAATCAAACATTATTGTGTGGAGCCGGGAAATATGGAAAGTTTATTGGAGTAGTGAAGTTAGAAATCGGGGAAAGTGATCATACATATAAAGCATTAGCTACCGTTGTGGATGTAAAAAGTCTGCCGGATTTGGAGAAAACGAAGCGCACCTTATCGTTATTAGAACAGCAAAGTTTAGCAACATTGGAAGCGGAACAAGTCGCAGAATTGAAAGAAGACTTGCCGTTACAATGGTTTTCGCCGTCTCCGTTTGCCGAATTGCTCGCTTCAGCACTTAAAGAATGGTGTAAAGCGGAAATCGGCATGGTAAATGCAGGTGTCCTGTTAGAGCCGCTTTACAAAGGAGTAGTAACAAAAAAAGATTTACACCGTATTTGTCCGCATCCGATCAACCCGTGTAAAGTGCAGCTTCGGGGCGCAGAATTAAAGGAAATTATTTTACAAGCAAATACAGAAAGAATGAAATACTTAGAATTTAAAGGATTTGGTTTTCGCGGCAAGGTGATGGGGCAAATGGTATATGCTGGAATCGAACTGGAAACAGAAACGAGTAAAGATGGATCCGAACATATTCGCCACATTATGATTAACGGCAAGCCATTAAATCCAGATCAACTATATGATGTGGCGACGATTGATATGTTTGCGATCGGAAATTTTTATCCCCAAATCCAACGCGCTTCGAAAAAAGAATATTATATGCCGGAATTTTTACGGGATGTTTTGGCATGGAAATTAGCAAACCAAAAATAA
- a CDS encoding YunC family protein, producing the protein MINVTPITIDHYPFIAISVQLPKTNLLAVASEKGYIMCGALDVALLNEKLRDRGIVAGRAVGVRTIEQLLEAPLESVTVAAEELGITVGMKGKDALLKMR; encoded by the coding sequence ATGATCAACGTAACTCCTATTACGATCGATCATTATCCATTTATTGCTATTTCCGTTCAATTACCAAAGACGAATTTGCTTGCCGTAGCAAGTGAAAAAGGGTACATTATGTGCGGCGCGCTCGATGTGGCGCTATTGAATGAGAAACTGCGCGACCGCGGAATTGTCGCTGGAAGGGCGGTCGGGGTGCGCACGATTGAACAACTGCTTGAAGCGCCTTTAGAATCGGTGACAGTAGCTGCTGAAGAGTTGGGAATTACGGTCGGTATGAAAGGAAAAGATGCTTTGTTGAAGATGCGGTAA
- the yunB gene encoding sporulation protein YunB gives MPRFPARFPRRGPLPFRYVFLLTFVFFMFSTALSLWIVNKRIEPVLMEIAEKETKRIANLVINNAIEQQFLKDNPEMSDLITVQKDENGKIASVDFNAVIVNRILANTDDYVMQSLKAATEGKIEELELPDAEPEKGKNSGIIYYIPIGQVTNNSLLGNLGPHVPVQFQIIGNVLSDVTKEIKPFGINNVLIEVDIHVSVDIQVVIPFSAKAATVSTKIPIAMHVIQGEVPEFYNNGGNVNPSFKVPSH, from the coding sequence TTGCCTAGATTTCCCGCACGCTTTCCGAGAAGAGGCCCGCTTCCCTTTCGATATGTATTTTTATTGACATTTGTTTTCTTTATGTTTTCCACAGCTCTCAGTCTTTGGATTGTGAATAAAAGGATCGAACCAGTTTTAATGGAAATTGCTGAAAAGGAAACGAAACGAATTGCCAATTTAGTCATTAATAATGCAATTGAACAACAGTTTTTAAAAGACAATCCGGAAATGAGTGATTTAATTACAGTACAGAAAGATGAAAATGGCAAAATTGCTTCGGTGGATTTTAATGCAGTCATTGTAAATCGAATTTTAGCAAATACGGACGACTATGTAATGCAAAGTTTAAAAGCGGCAACGGAAGGAAAGATTGAAGAACTCGAACTTCCTGACGCCGAACCGGAAAAAGGGAAAAATAGCGGAATTATTTATTATATTCCAATTGGCCAAGTCACCAATAATTCACTCCTTGGCAATCTCGGGCCGCATGTTCCTGTCCAATTTCAAATTATTGGTAATGTATTATCGGATGTAACAAAAGAAATTAAGCCGTTTGGGATTAATAACGTGTTAATTGAAGTGGATATTCACGTTTCCGTAGATATTCAAGTAGTAATCCCGTTTTCAGCAAAAGCTGCAACCGTCTCAACAAAAATTCCGATTGCGATGCATGTGATTCAAGGAGAGGTTCCGGAATTTTATAATAATGGCGGCAATGTCAACCCATCTTTTAAAGTGCCTTCTCATTAG
- a CDS encoding M23 family metallopeptidase, with the protein MIIIFTTPKIIFGQEKFDEEEIYQKRMELYKKAEAASLIPWYYFAAIDQYERNVRQVRRDLPKPTGVLGIYIKPEIWAGPLNKNPHDTNPFTISQFGGFGMDGNGDGVADPTDDEDVIFAMARFLQSYGIDHKHIKMALWDYYQRSKTVDLILGKVKIYKKYQTLKLDDHVFPLPLHANYSYRDTWGDKRGWGGRRIHEGTDIFASYGVPVRSTCYGIVELKGWNNYGGWRVGIRDINNTYHYFAHLNGFSPNLREGQIVEPGTIIGSVGSSGYGPPGTAGKFPPHLHYGMYKDNGYTEWSFDPYPHLKAWERAEKQKKK; encoded by the coding sequence ATGATAATTATATTCACGACACCAAAAATCATATTTGGCCAAGAAAAATTCGATGAAGAAGAGATTTATCAGAAACGAATGGAGTTATACAAAAAAGCAGAAGCAGCCTCGCTGATCCCTTGGTATTATTTTGCGGCGATTGATCAATATGAACGGAACGTCCGTCAAGTGCGCCGTGATTTGCCTAAACCTACCGGCGTACTTGGCATCTATATCAAACCGGAAATTTGGGCGGGGCCTTTAAATAAAAACCCTCATGATACCAATCCGTTTACGATTTCGCAATTTGGCGGTTTTGGTATGGATGGAAACGGAGACGGTGTCGCCGATCCGACAGATGATGAAGATGTTATTTTTGCTATGGCACGCTTTCTTCAATCGTATGGAATCGATCATAAACATATAAAAATGGCCCTTTGGGACTATTATCAGCGAAGCAAAACGGTTGATTTAATTTTAGGCAAAGTAAAAATTTACAAAAAGTATCAGACGTTAAAGTTAGATGATCATGTATTCCCGCTTCCGCTTCATGCGAATTACAGCTATCGGGATACATGGGGTGACAAAAGAGGTTGGGGAGGACGCCGCATTCATGAAGGGACGGATATTTTTGCCAGCTACGGTGTCCCTGTACGATCGACTTGCTATGGAATCGTGGAATTAAAAGGATGGAATAACTATGGAGGATGGCGTGTAGGTATTCGTGATATTAATAACACTTATCACTATTTTGCTCATTTAAATGGATTTTCCCCTAACTTACGTGAAGGACAAATCGTGGAACCAGGAACCATTATCGGCTCGGTCGGCAGTTCGGGCTACGGACCGCCAGGGACGGCTGGAAAATTTCCACCGCATCTTCATTATGGAATGTACAAAGATAACGGATATACGGAATGGTCTTTCGATCCGTATCCTCACCTGAAAGCGTGGGAACGTGCGGAAAAACAAAAGAAAAAATAA
- a CDS encoding DUF72 domain-containing protein translates to MIYIGLTGWGDHDSLYPPGLAAKDKLQEYAAHFPTVEVDSYFYAIQPRQNVEKWIHETPNSFRFVVKAYQGMTGHERGPIPYSSKEEMFAAFLDSIEPFIQSGKLAMVLFQFPPWFDCRREHVMYLRWCKAQMKEVPVALEFRHRSWFSPRFYAKTLQFMTEEGWIHSICDEPQAGEGSIPTVLYPTNAEKTLIRLHGRNVYGWNKATSGENWRAVRYLYRYREDELREWVAHIETLKTKTKDIYVLFNNNSGGDAADNAKQLIRLLGIEYTDLAPRQLDLF, encoded by the coding sequence ATGATTTATATCGGATTAACAGGTTGGGGAGATCACGATAGCTTATATCCTCCTGGTCTTGCAGCGAAAGATAAGCTGCAAGAATACGCCGCACATTTTCCCACTGTAGAAGTGGATTCGTATTTTTATGCGATTCAGCCGCGCCAAAATGTCGAGAAATGGATTCATGAAACACCGAATTCGTTCCGCTTTGTCGTGAAAGCGTACCAAGGAATGACGGGACATGAGCGGGGCCCGATTCCGTATTCGAGCAAGGAAGAGATGTTTGCTGCTTTTTTAGACTCGATTGAGCCGTTTATCCAGTCAGGAAAGCTAGCGATGGTGTTGTTTCAATTTCCGCCATGGTTTGATTGCCGCCGTGAGCATGTAATGTATTTGCGTTGGTGCAAGGCGCAAATGAAAGAAGTTCCGGTAGCGCTTGAGTTTCGCCATCGTTCATGGTTTTCCCCCCGCTTTTATGCGAAAACATTACAGTTTATGACAGAAGAAGGATGGATTCATAGCATTTGCGATGAGCCGCAAGCTGGGGAAGGTTCCATTCCGACCGTGTTATATCCTACAAATGCAGAAAAAACGCTTATTCGTTTGCATGGGCGTAATGTATATGGGTGGAATAAAGCGACAAGCGGAGAAAATTGGCGGGCCGTAAGATATTTATATCGGTATCGGGAAGACGAATTGCGCGAATGGGTGGCGCATATTGAAACATTAAAAACGAAGACAAAGGATATTTACGTATTGTTTAACAACAATTCCGGCGGGGATGCTGCGGATAATGCGAAGCAATTGATCCGTTTGCTTGGCATTGAATATACGGATTTAGCGCCGCGCCAGCTTGATTTATTTTAG
- a CDS encoding tyrosine-type recombinase/integrase, with product MASFRKHPNGTWEYRIRYKDRSTGKYKEKSKRGFKTKKAQLAAAQAEMELEYYGFSEDGNERVDAYFEKWLEVYKKPNVKPITYSLQERNVRLNILPRWGNYKLKEITRVEYQKCINELRERYSEGTVRRIHSIMNSALNDAVHEFRILRENPIAKITIPKEKEKNNELKYFTRKQLEKFLNEVKKTQKHAKYQHSIQYYVLFTLLARTGLRIGEALALTWDDIDFENKILTVNKTLVYPTNSTPYLSTPKSKASLRTIKLDDVTVRLLKKHRINRNEMYLKYQNYKKPETNIVFHQHDGRWLRTNVVREYFKEVCKRAGLPILSPHALRHTHAVHLLEAGANIKYVSERLGHASIKTTADTYLHVTKKIEDEALELYQRYTEKI from the coding sequence TTGGCTAGTTTCCGTAAACACCCAAACGGAACATGGGAATATCGAATCCGCTATAAAGATCGGTCGACCGGTAAGTATAAAGAAAAATCTAAGCGTGGATTTAAAACAAAAAAAGCTCAATTGGCAGCCGCCCAGGCGGAAATGGAATTGGAGTATTACGGATTCTCTGAAGATGGGAACGAAAGAGTAGATGCGTATTTTGAAAAGTGGCTCGAAGTGTATAAAAAACCAAACGTCAAGCCGATCACTTATTCTCTCCAAGAAAGAAACGTCCGACTAAACATTCTTCCGCGTTGGGGGAATTATAAGCTTAAAGAAATTACCAGAGTTGAATATCAGAAATGTATTAATGAATTGAGGGAACGATATAGCGAAGGAACAGTTAGACGAATTCACAGTATCATGAATTCGGCGCTCAATGACGCTGTTCATGAATTCCGGATTTTACGCGAGAATCCCATCGCTAAAATCACCATTCCAAAGGAAAAAGAGAAAAATAACGAACTGAAGTATTTTACACGTAAACAACTGGAGAAATTTTTGAACGAAGTAAAAAAAACACAAAAGCATGCCAAATATCAGCATTCCATTCAGTACTATGTGCTGTTTACTCTTTTGGCACGGACTGGTTTGCGAATTGGAGAAGCATTGGCATTGACGTGGGATGACATTGACTTTGAAAACAAGATACTCACGGTGAACAAAACGCTAGTGTATCCGACTAACTCAACGCCGTATCTTTCGACTCCAAAATCGAAAGCAAGTTTACGAACAATCAAATTAGACGATGTGACGGTTCGTCTGTTGAAAAAGCATCGTATCAACCGGAATGAAATGTATTTAAAATACCAGAACTATAAAAAACCTGAAACCAACATTGTGTTTCATCAACATGACGGACGTTGGTTACGGACAAACGTTGTCCGTGAATATTTTAAAGAGGTTTGTAAGCGTGCTGGGCTTCCGATATTATCACCCCACGCTCTTCGGCATACTCATGCTGTTCATCTTCTCGAAGCCGGAGCAAATATTAAATACGTGTCCGAAAGGTTAGGACATGCAAGTATAAAAACAACCGCTGACACCTACCTCCATGTGACCAAAAAAATCGAGGATGAGGCACTGGAGTTGTATCAGCGGTACACAGAAAAAATATAA
- a CDS encoding DUF771 domain-containing protein, which produces MGNVNKVWWSMQDLKERTGYSEDWLKENILLHPRYRQMLDLENGGFVYYPEKKGERWCFIASRMEEFLEKHFRDIFMKKLRRFER; this is translated from the coding sequence ATGGGTAACGTGAACAAAGTCTGGTGGTCCATGCAGGATCTCAAGGAGCGTACTGGATACAGCGAGGACTGGTTGAAAGAAAATATCCTTCTTCATCCTCGCTACCGACAAATGCTTGATTTAGAAAACGGCGGGTTTGTGTACTACCCGGAGAAAAAAGGGGAACGTTGGTGCTTCATCGCATCGCGGATGGAAGAGTTCCTTGAAAAGCATTTTCGCGACATATTCATGAAGAAACTCAGGCGATTCGAACGATAA
- a CDS encoding methionine/alanine import family NSS transporter small subunit — METSAVVMMVVGIVVIWGGLAASIIHAVRKARQNG; from the coding sequence ATGGAAACAAGTGCGGTTGTCATGATGGTTGTTGGTATCGTCGTCATTTGGGGAGGTTTAGCGGCAAGCATTATTCATGCGGTGAGAAAAGCAAGACAAAACGGATAG
- the lipA gene encoding lipoyl synthase → MATNEEHLRKPEWLKIKLNTNENYTGLKKLMRENRLHTVCEEAKCPNIHECWAVRRTATFMILGNVCTRACRFCAVKTGLPTELDWQEPERVAESVRLMNLKHVVVTAVARDDLKDGGAAVFAETVRAIRRKNPFTTIEVLPSDMGGVYENLKTLMDARPDILNHNIETVRRLTPRVRARATYERSLEFLRRAKELQPDIPTKSSIMVGLGETKEEIIEAMDDLRANHVDILTIGQYLQPTKKHLKVVKYYHPDEFRELKEIALSKGFTHCEAGPLVRSSYHADEQVNAASAARQMKA, encoded by the coding sequence ATGGCAACAAATGAAGAGCACCTTCGCAAACCGGAATGGTTAAAAATAAAGCTGAATACAAATGAAAATTATACTGGCTTAAAGAAATTGATGCGTGAAAACCGGTTACATACCGTATGCGAAGAAGCAAAATGCCCAAACATTCATGAATGTTGGGCGGTACGAAGAACGGCAACATTTATGATCTTAGGGAACGTATGTACTCGTGCGTGCCGCTTTTGCGCGGTAAAAACAGGATTACCGACGGAACTAGATTGGCAAGAGCCGGAACGTGTTGCCGAATCGGTTCGCCTTATGAACTTAAAACACGTTGTTGTCACTGCTGTCGCTCGCGATGACTTGAAAGATGGAGGAGCGGCTGTATTTGCGGAAACGGTCCGTGCCATCCGCCGCAAAAATCCATTTACGACGATTGAAGTGCTTCCTTCCGATATGGGTGGAGTATATGAGAACTTAAAAACATTAATGGATGCACGTCCAGATATTTTAAACCATAATATTGAAACGGTTCGCCGATTAACGCCAAGAGTGCGCGCACGCGCGACATATGAGCGCTCGCTTGAATTTTTGCGCCGCGCGAAAGAATTGCAGCCGGACATTCCGACCAAGTCGAGTATTATGGTCGGCCTTGGGGAAACAAAAGAAGAAATTATTGAGGCAATGGATGATTTGCGCGCCAATCATGTGGATATTTTAACGATCGGCCAATATTTACAGCCAACGAAAAAGCATTTGAAAGTAGTGAAATATTACCATCCAGACGAATTTAGAGAATTAAAAGAAATCGCATTAAGCAAAGGATTTACTCATTGCGAAGCTGGTCCGCTCGTTCGCTCTTCTTATCATGCAGACGAACAAGTAAATGCGGCTTCGGCAGCACGGCAGATGAAAGCGTAA
- a CDS encoding ImmA/IrrE family metallo-endopeptidase: MRANTLFSVDKIEIEANTFAIELLLPDDVIIQYQGTDLTIYDVAKMYSVPQELVHLKNFNHETERIFV; the protein is encoded by the coding sequence TTGAGAGCAAACACTCTCTTTTCAGTTGATAAAATCGAAATTGAAGCAAATACTTTTGCTATTGAATTATTACTTCCAGATGACGTTATCATTCAATACCAAGGCACCGATCTGACCATATATGACGTAGCTAAAATGTACAGTGTGCCACAAGAGCTTGTTCATTTAAAAAATTTTAACCATGAAACAGAACGTATATTCGTTTAA
- a CDS encoding sodium-dependent transporter, with product MENRQQWGTRAGFILAAAGSAIGLGNIWRFPGVAYENGGGAFFFPYLFALLTAGIPLLVMEFAIGHKYRGSAPLSLSRIHKNAEWIGWWQVLISFVISTYYSVIIAWALSYTVFSFNLKWGEDTESFLFKNYLHLADKPGQLGGISLNVLIPLVIVWIVTLGVLYKGVKKGIELANKIFLPTLVVLFLIIVIRAVTLDGALEGLNVFFKPDWDQIMSGKVWIAAYGQIFFSLSIAFAIMVTYASYLPQKSDLTNNAFITGFANSGFELLAGIGVFSALGFLAQQQGVAVDEVVSSGVGLAFVVFPKIINEFPTLNAFFGVLFFLSLTLAGLTSLISICETYIAGIQEKFGVSRTKSVLFGGGVAALLSLFFASHGGLYLLDVVDYFINNFGIALAGLVEVVVIAWVVRELNNLQEHANSVSDIMLGAWWKVCLSVITPLVLGYMMVDNIRTNIKENYSGYETWFVTSFGWVVALAVIAIGILLSFKQWHGSTVRETHQTESKGV from the coding sequence ATGGAGAATCGACAGCAATGGGGAACGCGCGCAGGGTTTATTTTAGCAGCAGCTGGCTCTGCGATCGGGCTCGGAAACATTTGGCGTTTCCCTGGGGTCGCTTATGAAAATGGCGGCGGAGCATTCTTTTTCCCGTATTTATTCGCTTTGCTTACTGCAGGGATTCCGTTGTTAGTGATGGAATTTGCCATCGGTCATAAATACCGAGGTTCTGCGCCCCTATCGCTTTCCCGCATTCATAAAAACGCGGAGTGGATTGGCTGGTGGCAAGTGCTTATTTCGTTTGTTATTTCTACGTATTATTCCGTTATTATTGCATGGGCATTATCTTATACGGTATTTTCCTTTAATTTAAAGTGGGGAGAAGATACAGAAAGTTTTCTTTTTAAAAATTATTTGCATTTAGCGGATAAACCGGGTCAATTAGGAGGAATTTCGCTTAATGTACTTATTCCGCTGGTGATTGTCTGGATTGTTACGTTAGGTGTGCTCTATAAAGGCGTTAAAAAAGGAATTGAATTGGCAAACAAAATTTTCTTGCCAACGCTTGTTGTTCTTTTCCTTATCATTGTTATTCGCGCGGTTACGCTTGATGGGGCATTAGAAGGATTAAACGTGTTCTTTAAACCGGATTGGGACCAAATTATGAGCGGAAAAGTTTGGATTGCCGCGTATGGACAAATTTTCTTTAGCTTATCCATTGCTTTTGCTATTATGGTCACGTATGCCAGTTATCTTCCACAAAAATCAGATTTAACAAATAACGCGTTTATTACGGGATTTGCAAACTCTGGATTTGAATTGTTGGCTGGAATTGGAGTATTTAGTGCTCTTGGCTTTTTAGCGCAACAACAAGGGGTAGCGGTAGATGAAGTGGTAAGCAGCGGTGTCGGATTAGCATTTGTAGTGTTTCCGAAAATTATTAACGAGTTTCCGACGCTTAATGCCTTTTTCGGTGTTCTCTTTTTCTTATCGTTAACGCTTGCGGGACTAACATCTCTCATTTCGATTTGCGAAACGTATATTGCCGGGATTCAGGAAAAGTTTGGTGTTTCCCGTACGAAATCGGTATTGTTTGGAGGAGGCGTTGCGGCGTTATTATCTCTTTTCTTTGCGTCGCATGGCGGTTTATATTTGTTAGATGTCGTCGATTACTTTATTAACAACTTTGGCATTGCGTTGGCGGGACTTGTTGAGGTTGTTGTAATTGCTTGGGTTGTGCGCGAGCTTAATAACTTGCAAGAGCATGCGAACAGCGTTTCCGATATTATGCTCGGTGCCTGGTGGAAAGTTTGCTTAAGCGTCATCACGCCGCTTGTGTTAGGATATATGATGGTGGATAACATTCGGACAAATATTAAAGAAAATTACTCAGGATACGAAACTTGGTTTGTTACGTCGTTCGGCTGGGTTGTCGCGCTTGCTGTCATTGCAATCGGAATCTTGCTTTCATTCAAGCAATGGCACGGTTCTACTGTCAGAGAAACGCACCAGACGGAAAGCAAGGGGGTTTAA
- a CDS encoding IS110 family transposase: MNSISNKKINQVTDQTLVVGMDIAKKKHYACFVDERGRGLKKPFPVLQSKEGLEWLYQCIVEAMKEFGKTEVIVGIEPTGHYWLNLAYFLDEKGIPLVMTNPMHVKRSKELDDNLPTKHDAKDALVIARLVKDGRFSYPRILKGMEADLRVGATFRSKLVEEQGAIRNQMIRWLDRYFPEFTQVFPSFGKMALAVLEYTPFPSDLAGKELEEVLALYRQSEGLQSPQKPKAKKLIELAQHSIGVTEGQQMARIEIATLVRRYRQLEEEIEALTEQLIELVQTSVEYDG; the protein is encoded by the coding sequence ATGAATTCTATCTCAAACAAGAAGATTAATCAAGTCACCGATCAAACGCTGGTTGTTGGGATGGATATCGCAAAGAAAAAACATTATGCCTGCTTTGTGGATGAGCGAGGGAGGGGGTTAAAAAAGCCGTTTCCCGTTCTGCAATCGAAAGAAGGATTGGAATGGTTGTACCAGTGCATCGTGGAAGCCATGAAGGAATTTGGAAAAACCGAGGTGATTGTTGGCATCGAGCCAACGGGACATTATTGGCTGAATCTCGCCTATTTTCTTGATGAGAAAGGCATCCCTCTCGTCATGACAAACCCGATGCACGTGAAGCGATCCAAAGAGCTAGACGATAACCTTCCAACCAAGCATGATGCGAAAGATGCGCTCGTCATTGCCCGGTTAGTGAAAGACGGCCGATTCAGCTATCCGCGCATTCTGAAAGGGATGGAGGCGGATCTGCGCGTGGGAGCGACATTTCGCTCCAAATTGGTGGAAGAACAGGGAGCGATTCGAAATCAAATGATTCGCTGGCTTGATCGATATTTTCCGGAGTTTACGCAAGTCTTTCCGTCATTTGGGAAAATGGCGCTCGCGGTGCTGGAATATACGCCATTTCCGAGTGATCTGGCAGGAAAAGAACTAGAAGAGGTTCTCGCCCTTTACCGGCAAAGTGAGGGATTACAATCGCCACAAAAACCGAAAGCGAAGAAGCTCATAGAACTGGCCCAACACTCCATTGGCGTAACGGAAGGACAACAGATGGCCCGTATCGAAATTGCCACGCTTGTCCGCCGGTACCGCCAACTGGAAGAAGAAATCGAGGCACTGACAGAGCAGCTGATCGAACTCGTACAGACATCTGTCGAGTACGATGGTTGA